From one Streptomyces sp. N50 genomic stretch:
- a CDS encoding aldehyde dehydrogenase family protein — MTTTYSFSSRLYIDGRHTDGTADARIVVRNPATEEILAEVPDSSPADVRRAVEAARRAFDEGPWPRLRPAARGAVLLRLAEELERRLPELVAVNMAEAGSVRGLAETLQTRVPVAHLRDMAERVIPAFAWERPMDPTVAPGAGIFQGVLRREAFGVCALISAYNFPFFLSMMKVIPALAAGCTAVLKAAPQTPLDSLLLGDFADAAGLPPGVLNIVTGDVEAGRELTTHPMVDLVSFTGSDTVGRTVYAQAAASMKKVVLELGGKSANIVRADGDLDGAVRSALAGMTTHAGQGCSLLTRTLVHESRHDELVDRLSAALAGVRVGDPADAATTMGPLISEAQRDKVEKLIRVGEEEGARIVRGGKRPAGLDRGYFLEPTLFAAVDNAMTIARTEFFGPVGVVIPFRTDDEAVRIANDSPYGLGGAVWSADTVAAYEMAARLRTGGVTINGGSAGVNPRAAFGGYKQSGLGREWGEFGLDEYLQTKTVSWAAR, encoded by the coding sequence ATGACGACGACGTACTCGTTCTCTTCGCGGCTCTACATCGACGGGCGGCACACCGACGGCACCGCGGACGCGCGGATCGTCGTACGCAATCCGGCGACGGAGGAGATCCTCGCCGAGGTTCCCGACTCCTCGCCCGCGGATGTGCGGCGGGCGGTCGAGGCGGCGCGGCGGGCCTTCGACGAGGGGCCGTGGCCGCGGCTGAGGCCTGCCGCGCGGGGGGCCGTTCTGCTGCGCCTGGCCGAGGAGTTGGAGCGGCGGCTGCCGGAGCTGGTCGCCGTCAACATGGCCGAGGCGGGTTCGGTGCGGGGGCTGGCGGAGACGCTGCAGACCCGGGTTCCGGTGGCGCATCTGCGGGACATGGCCGAGCGGGTGATCCCGGCCTTCGCGTGGGAGCGCCCGATGGATCCGACGGTCGCGCCGGGCGCCGGGATCTTCCAAGGGGTGCTGCGCCGCGAGGCGTTCGGGGTGTGCGCGCTGATCTCGGCGTACAACTTCCCCTTCTTCCTCAGCATGATGAAGGTGATCCCCGCGCTGGCCGCGGGCTGCACCGCCGTCCTCAAAGCGGCGCCGCAGACCCCTCTCGACTCGCTGCTGCTCGGTGACTTCGCCGACGCGGCCGGGTTGCCGCCGGGCGTGCTGAACATCGTGACCGGCGATGTCGAGGCCGGCCGGGAGCTGACCACCCACCCGATGGTGGACCTCGTCAGCTTCACCGGGTCGGACACGGTGGGCCGCACGGTGTACGCACAGGCCGCGGCCTCCATGAAGAAGGTCGTCCTGGAACTCGGCGGCAAGTCGGCCAACATCGTCCGCGCCGACGGCGATCTCGACGGCGCCGTCCGCTCCGCGCTGGCGGGCATGACCACCCATGCGGGGCAGGGCTGTTCACTGCTGACCCGCACCCTCGTGCACGAGTCCCGCCACGACGAACTGGTCGACCGGCTGAGCGCGGCCCTCGCCGGGGTCAGGGTCGGCGATCCCGCCGACGCGGCCACCACGATGGGCCCGCTGATCAGCGAGGCCCAGCGCGACAAGGTCGAGAAGCTGATCCGGGTCGGCGAGGAGGAGGGCGCGCGCATCGTCCGCGGCGGCAAGCGCCCGGCCGGCCTCGACAGGGGCTATTTCCTCGAACCCACGCTCTTCGCCGCCGTGGACAACGCGATGACGATCGCCCGGACCGAGTTCTTCGGACCGGTCGGCGTCGTCATCCCGTTCCGCACCGACGACGAGGCGGTGCGCATCGCCAACGACAGTCCCTACGGGCTGGGCGGTGCCGTCTGGAGCGCCGACACCGTGGCCGCGTACGAGATGGCGGCCCGGCTCCGCACCGGCGGGGTGACGATCAACGGCGGCAGCGCCGGAGTCAACCCCCGGGCCGCCTTCGGCGGTTACAAGCAGAGCGGACTCGGCCGGGAGTGGGGCGAGTTCGGGCTCGACGAGTATCTGCAGACGAAGACGGTGAGTTGGGCCGCGCGCTGA
- a CDS encoding amidohydrolase family protein gives MSGDSHIIEPVDLFKTRLPKQLRERALWEEEFTLDEPIVPGGHTEFKKLHTIGFDGWTISKYRQTGGETPDGDPDHIIRDMNFDGVDASVMFPNLSLFVLFTDDHELSMAHARVWNDYLVERYLPYKDRLRPTAAIPITDVPAAVAEIERIARLGLGAILLPEIPPQPYYSREYDPIWAAAQAHDLPVFIHVATGGVKVKQEISGTAQTVRGLMTSMNMGKGNLTDDMVAGRTMGFAAGAGVAGPQGIIASLVGGGVCERFPDLHFNLIEYTAGWLVSFMGYMDKAWKTGTGQDPDWWLGFWDDGRPATEQPSMGRLFAINDKWPYPLKPTEYVRRQIHVQFADDPTAVKARHITGLSTVMWGNDYPHAEGTFRSSAECIAENFEGVNDEDRAAILGGTLADVVHFDKSRKLAPVTESA, from the coding sequence GTGTCCGGCGATTCGCACATCATCGAGCCGGTCGATCTGTTCAAGACCCGCCTGCCCAAGCAGCTCCGCGAACGCGCGCTGTGGGAAGAGGAGTTCACCCTCGACGAGCCGATCGTGCCGGGCGGGCACACGGAGTTCAAGAAGCTCCACACCATCGGGTTCGACGGCTGGACCATCTCCAAGTACCGCCAGACCGGCGGGGAGACCCCGGACGGCGACCCCGACCACATCATCCGGGACATGAACTTCGACGGCGTCGACGCCTCGGTCATGTTCCCCAACCTCTCGCTGTTCGTCCTGTTCACGGACGACCACGAGCTGTCGATGGCCCACGCGCGCGTGTGGAACGACTACCTCGTCGAGCGCTACCTCCCCTACAAGGACCGGCTGCGCCCCACGGCCGCGATCCCGATCACGGACGTCCCCGCGGCCGTGGCGGAGATCGAGCGGATCGCGAGGCTCGGACTCGGCGCGATCCTCCTCCCGGAGATCCCGCCCCAGCCGTACTACTCGCGGGAGTACGACCCGATCTGGGCCGCCGCCCAGGCGCACGACCTGCCGGTCTTCATCCACGTGGCCACCGGTGGGGTGAAGGTCAAGCAGGAGATCTCCGGAACGGCGCAGACCGTCCGGGGACTGATGACGTCCATGAACATGGGCAAGGGAAACCTGACCGACGACATGGTGGCGGGCCGGACCATGGGCTTCGCGGCCGGCGCCGGTGTGGCCGGTCCGCAGGGCATCATCGCCAGCCTGGTCGGCGGCGGGGTGTGCGAGCGCTTCCCCGACCTGCACTTCAACCTGATCGAGTACACGGCCGGCTGGCTGGTCTCCTTCATGGGCTACATGGACAAGGCCTGGAAGACGGGCACCGGCCAGGACCCCGACTGGTGGCTCGGCTTCTGGGACGACGGCCGTCCGGCGACCGAACAGCCCTCCATGGGGCGGCTGTTCGCGATCAACGACAAGTGGCCCTACCCGCTCAAGCCCACCGAGTACGTCCGGCGCCAGATCCACGTGCAGTTCGCCGACGACCCCACGGCCGTCAAGGCCCGCCACATCACCGGCCTGTCGACGGTCATGTGGGGCAACGACTACCCGCACGCGGAAGGCACCTTCCGCTCCAGCGCCGAGTGCATCGCGGAGAACTTCGAGGGCGTGAACGACGAGGACCGCGCGGCCATCCTGGGCGGCACCCTCGCCGACGTCGTGCACTTCGACAAGAGCAGGAAACTCGCCCCGGTCACCGAGAGCGCCTGA
- a CDS encoding LLM class flavin-dependent oxidoreductase, which yields MRFGMPWPGRDVAHEAEEAGAGAFCAGEFVDHDAYLTLAEIVANSEHALAGPAIAYAFARTPYAHATALRHLHAQAPGRLFLGLGSAAFRINRDWLDVPADRPVARIAETVGAVRAWLRAENGEKVEYSGEFYSIDADVRAPVLGRLDIPVLLAAFNTRMAATAGRVADGVIGHGLFTRSWWNDVVRPSVERGTADADRSGPPLEHGWVITAVDDTAPERAVADARRMIAFYLTVKTYDPFVAHHGWEGPVTQLRKAFRAGDTDAMAAAVTDEMLTEIAVCGTTADAKGMLARRAGSLPRDVGYFAPPSFLVSQRRRAAYARASLALIGELPTP from the coding sequence ATGCGCTTTGGCATGCCCTGGCCGGGCCGGGATGTGGCACACGAGGCCGAGGAGGCCGGTGCGGGCGCCTTCTGCGCCGGCGAGTTCGTGGATCACGACGCCTACCTCACCCTCGCCGAGATCGTCGCGAACTCCGAGCACGCCCTGGCGGGGCCCGCCATCGCCTACGCCTTCGCCCGCACCCCGTACGCCCACGCCACCGCGCTGCGCCACCTGCACGCCCAGGCACCGGGGCGGCTCTTCCTCGGTCTGGGCAGCGCCGCGTTCCGTATCAACCGCGACTGGCTCGACGTGCCCGCCGACCGGCCCGTGGCCCGGATCGCGGAGACCGTCGGCGCCGTGCGCGCCTGGCTGCGCGCGGAGAACGGCGAGAAGGTCGAGTACTCCGGCGAGTTCTACTCGATCGACGCCGACGTCCGTGCCCCCGTGCTCGGCCGGCTGGACATCCCCGTCCTGCTCGCCGCGTTCAACACCCGCATGGCCGCCACGGCGGGCCGGGTCGCCGACGGTGTCATCGGACACGGCCTGTTCACCCGCTCCTGGTGGAACGACGTCGTACGCCCCTCGGTCGAACGCGGCACGGCGGACGCCGACCGGAGCGGGCCGCCCCTGGAGCACGGCTGGGTCATCACGGCGGTCGACGACACCGCCCCCGAACGTGCCGTGGCCGACGCCCGGCGCATGATCGCCTTCTACCTCACGGTGAAGACGTACGACCCGTTCGTGGCCCACCACGGCTGGGAGGGCCCGGTGACCCAGCTGCGCAAGGCGTTCCGGGCCGGGGACACCGACGCGATGGCCGCCGCCGTCACCGACGAGATGCTGACGGAGATCGCCGTGTGCGGGACGACTGCCGACGCGAAGGGCATGCTCGCCCGTCGCGCCGGTTCGCTGCCCCGTGACGTCGGCTATTTCGCGCCCCCGAGTTTCCTGGTGAGCCAGAGGCGCCGGGCCGCCTACGCCCGGGCCTCCCTCGCCCTGATCGGCGAACTGCCCACGCCGTGA
- a CDS encoding enoyl-CoA hydratase/isomerase family protein translates to MELKTVLFEVTDHVATITLNRPQAMNSFNQRMLEDFSAIWDRVKTDDDVRVVVLRGSGDRAFSTGMDVKEGIDRHPNAWSQTDPGEFLSPKLNQVWKPLVCAVHGMAAGGAFYWLNEADILICSQDATFFDPHVSYGLTAALEPIGLARRIPLGETLRIALLGLDERLSAARALQIGLVSEVVPGEELWDRADEIARTIAAKPPAAIQGTVRAIWESLDATRTQALRTGLSYTQIGNPIGKAEVDRDAVPRGRWTLR, encoded by the coding sequence ATGGAACTCAAGACCGTCCTGTTCGAGGTGACCGACCACGTCGCCACCATCACCCTGAACCGGCCGCAGGCCATGAACAGCTTCAACCAGCGGATGCTGGAGGACTTCTCCGCGATCTGGGACCGGGTGAAGACCGACGACGACGTGCGTGTCGTCGTGTTGCGCGGCTCGGGCGACCGCGCGTTCAGCACCGGCATGGACGTGAAGGAGGGCATCGACCGGCATCCCAATGCGTGGTCGCAGACCGACCCCGGCGAGTTCCTGTCGCCGAAGCTGAACCAGGTGTGGAAACCGCTGGTCTGCGCGGTGCACGGGATGGCGGCCGGCGGCGCCTTCTACTGGCTCAACGAGGCCGACATCCTGATCTGTTCGCAGGACGCGACCTTCTTCGACCCCCATGTCAGCTACGGACTCACCGCCGCGCTCGAACCGATCGGGCTGGCCCGCCGCATCCCGCTCGGCGAGACCCTGCGCATCGCGCTGCTCGGCCTGGACGAACGTCTGTCGGCCGCGCGCGCCCTGCAGATCGGCCTGGTCAGCGAGGTGGTGCCGGGTGAGGAACTCTGGGACCGGGCGGACGAGATCGCGCGCACCATCGCCGCCAAGCCGCCGGCCGCGATCCAGGGCACGGTCCGCGCGATCTGGGAGTCCCTGGACGCGACCCGTACCCAGGCGCTGCGCACCGGGCTGTCGTACACCCAGATCGGCAACCCGATCGGGAAGGCGGAGGTGGACCGCGACGCGGTGCCCCGCGGACGGTGGACACTGCGCTGA
- a CDS encoding fatty acid--CoA ligase family protein, whose product MNVSMILDMAADGFGDRVVIGPAQDGLTPVRLRELAVGGARLVRAAGADAIVYLATNGPAFAVAQFAAARAGVPLVPVNYRLGEEQLDALLANHPHALAIATPDQDAALRRAGLPVYGPAAWLAEAAANADGGFESAPSPDTPAVLIYTSGTTSAPKGVVLRHHNLVSYVLGTVEFAAADPTEAALMSVPPYHIAAVSNVLTNLYAGRRTLTLDQFTPESWLALVREQRITHAMVVPTMLARIMDTDGLDRSVPALRSLAYGGARMPVRVIETALRAWPGVDFVNAYGLTETSSTISVLGPAEHRAAVASDDPVVRARLGSAGLPVPGIGIEVRDVTGELLGAGETGQIWVRGEQVSGEYAGQGSAVDERGFFHTRDRGRLDADGYLHIEGRADDTIIRGAENIAPAEIEDVLLRHPDVLDAVVVGVPDEEWGQRIEAVVVARDGAEVDAGALRAAVRGTLRGSRTPDRITYWTELPRTVTGKLIRRDIVAALTAPGNGTKGQP is encoded by the coding sequence ATGAACGTCTCGATGATCCTGGACATGGCCGCCGACGGCTTCGGCGACCGGGTGGTGATCGGACCCGCACAGGACGGCCTCACCCCCGTACGACTCCGTGAACTGGCCGTCGGCGGCGCCCGGTTGGTCCGCGCGGCCGGCGCCGACGCGATCGTGTACCTGGCCACGAACGGCCCCGCCTTCGCGGTCGCCCAGTTCGCCGCGGCCCGCGCCGGGGTCCCCCTGGTCCCGGTCAACTACCGCCTGGGCGAAGAACAGTTGGACGCCCTGCTCGCCAACCACCCGCACGCCCTGGCCATCGCCACCCCCGACCAGGACGCGGCCCTGCGCCGAGCCGGACTGCCGGTGTACGGCCCGGCCGCATGGCTCGCGGAGGCGGCCGCGAACGCCGACGGCGGCTTCGAGTCGGCACCCTCGCCCGACACCCCCGCCGTACTGATCTACACCAGCGGAACCACCTCGGCCCCCAAGGGCGTCGTCCTGCGCCACCACAACCTCGTGTCGTACGTGCTCGGCACGGTGGAGTTCGCCGCGGCCGACCCCACCGAGGCAGCGCTGATGAGCGTGCCGCCCTACCACATAGCCGCCGTCTCCAATGTGCTGACGAACCTCTACGCCGGCCGACGCACCCTCACCCTCGACCAGTTCACCCCGGAGAGCTGGCTGGCCCTCGTCCGCGAACAGCGGATCACCCACGCGATGGTGGTCCCGACCATGCTCGCCCGGATCATGGACACGGACGGCCTGGACCGCTCGGTGCCCGCACTGCGCTCGCTCGCCTACGGCGGGGCCAGGATGCCGGTGCGCGTGATCGAGACGGCACTGCGCGCCTGGCCGGGGGTGGACTTCGTCAACGCCTATGGCCTGACGGAGACTTCGTCCACCATCTCGGTGCTCGGCCCGGCCGAGCACCGGGCGGCGGTCGCGAGCGACGACCCGGTGGTACGCGCCCGGTTGGGCTCGGCGGGACTGCCGGTGCCGGGCATCGGGATCGAAGTCCGCGATGTGACCGGCGAGTTGCTCGGCGCGGGGGAGACCGGGCAGATCTGGGTGCGCGGCGAGCAGGTCTCGGGGGAGTACGCCGGACAGGGCTCCGCGGTCGACGAGCGGGGCTTCTTCCACACCCGCGACCGGGGCCGCCTCGATGCCGACGGCTACCTCCACATCGAGGGCCGGGCCGACGACACGATCATCCGCGGCGCGGAGAACATCGCGCCCGCCGAGATCGAGGACGTCCTGCTACGGCACCCGGACGTGCTCGACGCCGTCGTGGTCGGCGTGCCGGACGAGGAGTGGGGACAGCGCATCGAGGCCGTCGTCGTCGCACGCGACGGTGCCGAGGTTGACGCCGGAGCACTGCGCGCCGCCGTACGCGGCACCCTGCGCGGTTCGAGGACCCCGGACCGCATCACGTACTGGACCGAACTTCCGCGCACGGTGACCGGCAAGCTGATCCGCCGCGACATCGTGGCGGCACTGACCGCACCCGGGAACGGGACGAAAGGGCAGCCATGA
- a CDS encoding phosphotransferase family protein, with protein sequence MSVAATNSPALIGELTERTAAVVGGWIPGATVDGVEPLTGGTSSLTFVAALSGVPDGYERVVLKVAPPGLPPVRNRDVLRQARLMAALAGQPGVRVPKVLFCDAGSPPAVQPFVAMELVPGECVEPVLVPRGTLTPGEVRSRAFDAARMLADLHRVDPRRTALAAEPAMTLDAEIDRWTRAFSTVPDDLSAGHEAVADRLHATVPAAMAPVFTHGDYRLGNTLCEAGSVTSIIDWEIWSLGDPRVDMTWLTFFTDEARHPAALSDEPTGMPSKAELVVAYEELRGEPLRDLWWFEALTKYKESAATALLIKRGRKAGQLNDMHRRMLPALPELLDEAIELLG encoded by the coding sequence ATGAGCGTCGCCGCCACCAACAGCCCAGCTCTGATAGGGGAGTTGACGGAACGCACGGCCGCCGTGGTCGGCGGTTGGATCCCGGGGGCCACGGTGGACGGCGTCGAACCGCTCACCGGCGGCACGTCGAGCCTGACGTTCGTCGCCGCCCTCTCCGGTGTCCCGGACGGCTACGAACGTGTCGTCCTGAAGGTGGCCCCGCCCGGCCTGCCCCCGGTCCGCAACCGGGACGTGCTGCGCCAGGCGCGGCTCATGGCGGCCCTGGCCGGACAGCCCGGTGTACGGGTGCCGAAGGTGCTGTTCTGCGACGCGGGTTCGCCCCCGGCCGTGCAGCCCTTCGTGGCGATGGAACTCGTACCCGGCGAGTGCGTGGAGCCGGTGCTCGTGCCCCGCGGCACGCTCACGCCGGGTGAGGTACGGTCCCGCGCCTTCGACGCCGCCCGGATGCTCGCCGACCTGCACCGGGTGGATCCCCGGCGCACGGCGCTCGCGGCGGAACCGGCCATGACCCTCGACGCCGAGATCGACCGCTGGACCCGCGCCTTCAGCACCGTCCCGGACGACCTGAGCGCCGGCCACGAGGCCGTCGCGGACAGGCTGCACGCCACGGTCCCCGCCGCGATGGCACCGGTGTTCACCCACGGCGACTACCGGCTCGGCAACACCCTGTGCGAGGCGGGCTCGGTGACGTCGATCATCGACTGGGAGATCTGGTCGCTCGGCGATCCCCGGGTCGACATGACCTGGCTGACCTTCTTCACCGACGAGGCCCGCCACCCCGCCGCCCTGTCGGACGAGCCGACCGGCATGCCCTCCAAGGCCGAACTCGTGGTCGCCTACGAGGAGTTGCGGGGCGAACCGCTGCGGGACCTCTGGTGGTTCGAGGCGCTCACCAAGTACAAGGAGTCGGCCGCGACCGCCCTGCTGATCAAACGGGGCCGGAAAGCGGGGCAGTTGAACGACATGCACCGTCGGATGCTGCCCGCGCTTCCTGAACTGCTGGACGAGGCAATAGAGTTGCTCGGCTAG
- a CDS encoding glucose 1-dehydrogenase, which yields MSDGRDTKSLAPADLFDLSGKVALVTGGSRGLGLAMVRAFATAGADIVIASRKREACETVAAEIRDLGRRALPVPAHVGHWDDLARLTDAAYEEFGKVDVLVNNAGMSPLAPSSADTSEELFDKVIGVNFKGPFRLASLIGQRMAEGDGGSIINVSSSGALMPQPRFGPYAGAKAALNALTTVFALEYGPAVRVNTISAGPFLTDISKSWAEEKRQTTRSAIGRPGQPEEIVSTALYLASDASSYTTGALIRVDGGLY from the coding sequence ATGAGCGACGGGCGCGACACCAAGTCCCTCGCTCCGGCAGACCTGTTCGACCTCTCCGGCAAGGTCGCCCTCGTCACCGGCGGCAGCCGGGGCCTGGGCCTCGCGATGGTCCGCGCCTTCGCCACCGCGGGCGCCGACATCGTGATCGCCAGCCGCAAACGCGAGGCGTGCGAGACCGTGGCGGCCGAGATCCGCGACCTCGGCCGCCGCGCGCTTCCGGTCCCCGCGCACGTCGGCCACTGGGACGACCTGGCACGCCTCACCGACGCGGCCTACGAGGAGTTCGGCAAGGTCGACGTCCTGGTCAACAACGCCGGCATGTCACCGCTCGCCCCGTCCTCCGCCGACACCAGCGAGGAACTGTTCGACAAAGTGATCGGCGTGAACTTCAAGGGCCCCTTCCGTCTGGCCTCGTTGATCGGGCAGCGGATGGCCGAGGGGGACGGCGGCTCGATCATCAACGTCTCCTCCTCCGGCGCCCTGATGCCCCAGCCACGCTTCGGCCCCTACGCCGGCGCCAAGGCCGCCCTGAACGCCCTGACCACGGTCTTCGCCCTGGAGTACGGCCCGGCCGTCCGGGTCAACACGATCTCGGCCGGCCCCTTCCTCACGGACATCTCCAAGTCGTGGGCGGAGGAGAAACGCCAGACGACACGCAGCGCGATCGGGCGCCCGGGGCAGCCGGAGGAGATCGTCAGCACCGCGCTGTATCTGGCGAGCGACGCGTCCAGCTATACGACGGGGGCGCTGATCCGGGTGGACGGCGGGCTGTACTAG
- a CDS encoding acyl-CoA dehydrogenase family protein: MLDFSTEPEFQAKLDWATAFVREEVEPLDLLFPHGGDPYDTRNEKARAILKPLQEQVRAQGLWACHLGAELGGAGYGQVKLAYLNEILGRSYWAPTVFGTAAPDTGNAEILAMFGTGEQKARYLRPLLDGDIVSTFSMTEPQAGADPKEFTCRARREGDEWVIDGEKWFSSNARYAAFLIVMAVTDPEAPPHARMSMFIVPAETPGIEIKRNVGTMDERDSLDEGIHAYIRYDQVRVPLDAMLGGPGEGFKVAQARLGGGRVHHAMRTVGKCTRAFDMMCERALSRRTQGTLLAEKQAVQQFIADSWVELQQFRLLVLHTAWIIDTQPHGAARTQIAMCKVQTAKVLHDIIQRALHLHGSLGTTNELPLAKWWMAAPNLALADGPTEVHRTTIAKQLLKNRRPAEGLFPSEHIPPKLEAARKRYAHVIDDDSLTGRVEA; this comes from the coding sequence ATGCTGGACTTCTCGACCGAACCCGAGTTCCAGGCCAAGCTGGACTGGGCGACGGCCTTCGTACGGGAGGAGGTCGAGCCGCTCGACCTGCTCTTCCCGCACGGCGGCGACCCGTACGACACGCGCAACGAGAAGGCACGCGCGATCCTCAAGCCGCTCCAGGAGCAGGTCCGGGCCCAGGGTCTGTGGGCCTGCCATCTCGGCGCCGAACTCGGCGGCGCGGGCTACGGCCAGGTGAAGCTCGCCTACCTCAACGAGATCCTCGGCCGCTCCTACTGGGCCCCGACGGTCTTCGGCACCGCCGCCCCGGACACCGGCAACGCCGAGATCCTGGCCATGTTCGGCACCGGCGAACAGAAGGCGCGCTATCTGCGGCCCCTGCTCGACGGGGACATCGTCTCCACCTTCTCGATGACGGAACCGCAGGCCGGAGCCGATCCGAAGGAGTTCACGTGCCGGGCCCGGCGCGAGGGGGACGAGTGGGTGATCGACGGGGAGAAGTGGTTCTCCTCCAACGCCCGGTACGCGGCCTTCCTCATCGTCATGGCCGTCACCGACCCGGAGGCGCCGCCGCACGCCCGGATGTCGATGTTCATCGTCCCGGCCGAGACACCCGGCATCGAGATCAAGCGCAACGTCGGCACGATGGACGAGCGCGACTCCCTCGACGAGGGCATCCACGCCTACATCCGCTACGACCAGGTGCGGGTCCCGCTCGACGCCATGCTCGGCGGCCCCGGCGAGGGCTTCAAGGTCGCCCAGGCCCGGCTCGGCGGGGGCCGTGTGCACCACGCGATGCGGACGGTCGGCAAGTGCACCCGCGCCTTCGACATGATGTGCGAGCGCGCGCTGTCCCGCCGGACTCAGGGCACTCTTCTCGCCGAGAAGCAGGCGGTGCAGCAGTTCATCGCGGACTCCTGGGTGGAGTTGCAGCAGTTCCGGCTGCTGGTGCTGCACACCGCCTGGATCATCGACACCCAGCCGCACGGCGCGGCCCGCACCCAGATCGCGATGTGCAAGGTCCAGACGGCGAAGGTGCTGCACGACATCATTCAGCGCGCCCTGCACCTGCACGGCTCGCTCGGCACCACCAACGAACTCCCCCTCGCCAAATGGTGGATGGCCGCACCGAACCTCGCCCTCGCCGACGGCCCCACCGAGGTCCACCGCACCACGATCGCCAAGCAGCTCCTGAAGAACCGCCGCCCGGCCGAGGGACTGTTCCCCAGCGAACACATCCCGCCGAAACTGGAGGCCGCCCGCAAGCGCTACGCCCACGTCATCGACGACGACAGCCTCACCGGCCGGGTGGAGGCATGA